From the Chelonoidis abingdonii isolate Lonesome George chromosome 12, CheloAbing_2.0, whole genome shotgun sequence genome, one window contains:
- the NRM gene encoding nurim: MAARLLLMVPALGSFLFTFGTGVELIRFASLRAVLPGGGRPEATPHVEWGAALWDPRVLRPLAMDLGLVVLFVLQHSLMATALVKRWTTSCFGVLQRSFYVFCTALALQLLMRYWQPVRHGPLLWNACTEPWDTWVPLICFILHFIAWLVIFSVILIFDYAELMGVKQVYYHCLGMGDPLALKSVRAVRLYSHLRHPVYLEFLLVLWAVPCLALDRLLLAGLFTAYLSCGHSLDQQDYLYLRAQLDKKFLVFSREEAAYGDLLARNGPARGKES, from the exons ATGGCGGCCCGGCTGCTGCTGATGGTCCCGGCCCTGGGCAGCTTCCTCTTCACCTTCGGCACCGGCGTGGAGCTGATCCGCTTCGCCTCGCTGCGCGCCGTGCTGCCCGGCGGGGGGCGGCCGG AGGCCACCCCCCACGTGGAGTGGGGGGCTGCCCTGTGGGACCCCCGGGTGCTGAGGCCCCTGGCCATGGACCTGGGGCTGGTGGTGCTGTTTGTGCTGCAGCACAGCCTCATGGCCACCGCGCTGGTCAAGCGCTGGACCACCAGCTGCTTTGGGGTGCTGCAGAGATCCTTCTACGTCTTCTGCACCGCCCTGGCCCTCCAG CTGCTGATGCGGTACTGGCAACCTGTCCGGCATGGCCCCCTGCTCTGGAACGCCTGCACGGAGCCCTGGGACACCTGGGTCCCGCTCATCTGCTTCATCCTGCACTTCATTGCCTGGCTGGTTATCTTCAGCGTCATCCTCATCTTCGACTATGCTGAGCTCATGGGAGTCAAACAG GTTTATTATCACTGCCTGGGCATGGGGGACCCGCTGGCGCTGAAGTCCGTGCGGGCTGTGCGGCTCTATTCTCACCTTCGCCACCCCGTCTACCTGGAGTTCCTGCTGGTGCTGTGGGCCGTGCCCTGCCTGGCTCTGGAtcgcctcctgctggctggccTCTTCACCGCCTACCTGAGCTGCGGGCACAGCCTGGACCAGCAGGACTACCTCTACCTGCGGGCCCAGCTCGACAAGAAGTTCCTGGTCTTCTCCCGCGAGGAGGCGGCCTACGGGGACCTGCTGGCCCGCAATGGTCCCGCGCGTGGCAAGGAGAGCTGA